The following nucleotide sequence is from Bdellovibrio sp. ArHS.
TGATTGTGCTATTTGGAAAATGAAACAGCTCCTAAATTCGAAGGGGGGGTATATTGGAACCGGCAATAATCGTGGCCTCGGATATAATTGGCAACCTTTGAATGACTATCCTAAGCACTATGTTTCCCAGACTCTCGCGAACAAAAAATCCATGTTGAACTACACGAGGTCCCTCCCATTCTGCCGGCCATCGGCCTCTGCAACTTTCAGAGAAGATTTTGGTGTGAACAGTAATGAATTGTTTAGCATCGCAAAAGGAGACTCCTGCGGAATTTTGAAAACTGAAGCAGATCTTGAGTAAGTCGAACGACTTACTGAAGCTCTTTTAGAGCCTCACGTATAAAATCCTGATATTCACTCACAAGGGAATACCGGGCATATTCCCGACACGGTCCTAAAACCGAACTTTCTCCTGACAGCGTGGAGGCAACTCCAATCACCAACGGTGTTCCGTCATTGCCTAGAATAAATGCGGGCCCTCCCGAATCACCCTGTAATGGGCAACCTTTTGATGGTTTAAGCCAAACCTCTTTGGAAAGCTCAATCTCAGCCAATGTTAGTTGTGTAACTCGTAGCTTGTGATCAAGTAGATTTTCGTTATGGCGACCGTGCCCGGCTACGTAAACCTCTTTTAGAGGAAGGAATTCCGAATTGTCCACAGCAAGTTTTGCTGGCAGTGCACCTTTAAGTTCGCGATCTAACAAAAGTACAGCGATATCGTTTTTCACATGTGAACCACTTCTGCCATCATAAGATTCATGAATTCTGTATTTTGGTGCATAAATGTAGTCACCTCTGGTTGCACCGGCTAGGTCTGCTTTTTGAATTACATAATGCGTGACGCTTCTCATCTCCGAGTTGTTTTTATATATACAATGGGCTGCGGTCAGAATGTGTCGTTTTGTAACTACTATACCTGTACAACCAGCGGCGCCCTGTTTTCCAGATACATCGTAATATGTGGCAACAATTAAAACAGTATTCTTCGCCAATACAGACGACTCGATAACTTGTTCACCGTTGAATATTGCCCATTGTGGTGCTGTAGAAATCGTATCAGTTCTCTGAGAGCACGCAGAAAATACAAACAAACAGAAGATAAGAAACTTTACAGAAAAAACTTTCATTCAAAACTCCGAGAGCCAGACTTCTACTACATGAAGCTTAAAAAGAAACGATCTTTAATTAACAATTGTTAGTTTATACATCTGGTCGTATACTTATTTCATGAGGACAGCATGTGTTGTCTCAAACTTAGACAGGACATCGAGATGCGCGAAGGTGAATCACTGTTAGGAAGACTCCTCCTTTCCAATAGGTTTAAAATATGAAGCTCATAGCTCTTATTGTAGTTGCCCTTCTTTTGTGTAAAAACGGCTTTGCGGCTAGCTCATGCCTCGAAGATTGTGATGAGCTGCTTTATATTCCCTTTACAACTGAAAGCTGGCGTCAATCTGAATACAATAAATGCGTTGCAGAGTGTCCAAAGGACGATCAAGCTTCAGTTCCGTTTGGATTAATGCCTGAATTACCACCGCCTACAGATCAAGAAACACCGGGACTAATTCCAGAATCTTCATCTTACAATGCAAAAGACAATGATATGACAACTGATGGAACTTCTTCGAGCGGTATACACGGGGAGACGACATCAACATGCACGGAAAATTTTGATGCGGAAATCTCTGTATGCGAATCCGCAACGCTAAAGGCACAATCATCTTGTGATGAAAGCGGTTCTCTTAACGACAAGCTTTCAAATCTTGCGTCCACAACGGCCA
It contains:
- a CDS encoding trypsin-like serine protease, translating into MKVFSVKFLIFCLFVFSACSQRTDTISTAPQWAIFNGEQVIESSVLAKNTVLIVATYYDVSGKQGAAGCTGIVVTKRHILTAAHCIYKNNSEMRSVTHYVIQKADLAGATRGDYIYAPKYRIHESYDGRSGSHVKNDIAVLLLDRELKGALPAKLAVDNSEFLPLKEVYVAGHGRHNENLLDHKLRVTQLTLAEIELSKEVWLKPSKGCPLQGDSGGPAFILGNDGTPLVIGVASTLSGESSVLGPCREYARYSLVSEYQDFIREALKELQ